The Triticum aestivum cultivar Chinese Spring chromosome 3A, IWGSC CS RefSeq v2.1, whole genome shotgun sequence genome includes a region encoding these proteins:
- the LOC123062127 gene encoding pentatricopeptide repeat-containing protein At2g33760 yields MDSHHPSPEYSSLLLAGPRAGALKQAHARIIVTGHSRSLPFITKLATLAVAAGAAPYAHLLATSHPAPDSFLFSSLTRAAAHHGLPVAAIAFYRSLLSAALPFSSFTFTAVAKACADLSAIRTGTAIHAHSIVLGFGSDRFVLTSLLVLYSKCGQLGVARKLFDAIRDRGVVAWNAMISGYEQNGLAERGIEVYREMQAAKAVPDSMTFVATLSACAQAGALDLGREVEKRIVSERMDISVFLGSALVNMYARCGVVDKARRWFDALQERNVVTWTSMIAGYGMHGHGHEAIKLFHLMRREGPPPNHVTFVAVLSACAHAGLVMEGRDAFDCMKRIYGLVPRVEHYCSMVDMFGRAGLLDEAMQFISDYMPGEPGPEVWTAVLGACKMHKNFILGVEVAERLIALEPENPSYHVLLSNIYALSGKMHHVEKVRNTMIKRRLKKQIGFSLIELGGTSHLFRMGEKSHPQTTEIYQYLEELIHRISAAGYMPETESVLHELEEEEREGALRYHSEKLAVAYGLMMSVGSTTPIRVIKNLRICGDCHLAIKFMSAVENREIVVRDKHRFHHFKDGKCSCLEYW; encoded by the coding sequence ATGGACTCCCACCACCCCTCGCCGGAATACAGCTcgctcctcctcgccggccctCGTGCTGGCGCTCTGAAACAAGCTCACGCGCGCATCATCGTCACAGGCCACAGTCGCTCCCTCCCCTTCATCACCAAGCTGGCCACGCTCGCCGTCGCAGCTGGCGCCGCCCCGTACGCGCACCTCCTCGCGACCTCCCACCCCGCACCCGactccttcctcttctcctccctCACGCGTGCGGCCGCGCACCACGGCCTCCCGGTCGCCGCTATTGCCTTCTACCGCAGCCTCCTCTCCGCCGCCCTTCCTTTCTCCAGTTTCACCTTCACCGCCGTCGCCAAGGCCTGCGCCGACCTGTCCGCCATCCGAACCGGCACGGCCATCCACGCGCACTCCATCGTCCTCGGGTTTGGCTCGGACCGTTTCGTGCTGACGTCGCTTCTTGTGCTGTATTCCAAGTGCGGCCAACTGGGTGTTGCACGCAAGCTGTTCGATGCAATTCGTGATAGAGGTGTTGTCGCTTGGAACGCGATGATTTCTGGGTACGAACAGAATGGGCTTGCCGAGCGGGGGATCGAGGTGTATAGGGAGATGCAGGCGGCGAAGGCGGTGCCTGACTCCATGACGTTTGTAGCCACGCTCTCTGCTTGCGCACAGGCTGGTGCACTGGACTTGGGGCGTGAAGTGGAGAAACgtattgtttctgaaagaatgGACATCAGTGTGTTTCTTGGCTCTGCTCTTGTGAACATGTATGCCAGGTGTGGTGTTGTGGACAAAGCTCGCAGATGGTTCGATGCGCTCCAGGAGCGGAATGTGGTTACATGGACTTCCATGATCGCTGGATATGGAATGCACGGCCATGGTCATGAGGCGATCAAGCTGTTCCATTTGATGAGACGCGAGGGGCCGCCACCCAATCATGTCACGTTTGTTGCTGTTCTATCTGCATGTGCACACGCTGGGTTAGTCATGGAGGGTCGTGATGCTTTTGACTGCATGAAGAGGATCTATGGACTGGTCCCTCGTGTCGAGCACTATTGTTCTATGGTTGATATGTTTGGAAGGGCTGGACTTCTTGATGAAGCAATGCAATTTATAAGTGATTATATGCCTGGAGAGCCAGGGCCTGAAGTTTGGACAGCAGTACTTGGGGCATGCAAGATGCACAAGAATTTTATTCTTGGGGTGGAGGTGGCTGAGCGATTGATTGCTCTCGAACCTGAGAATCCATCCTACCATGTTTTGCTTTCTAATATTTATGCTCTGTCTGGTAAAATGCACCATGTTGAGAAGGTGAGGAATACCATGATTAAGAGAAGATTGAAGAAGCAGATAGGATTCAGCTTGATTGAGCTAGGAGGTACTTCCCATTTATTTCGCATGGGTGAAAAGTCTCATCCACAGACTACAGAGATTTACCAGTACTTGGAAGAACTGATTCATAGGATTAGTGCTGCTGGCTACATGCCTGAAACTGAGTCAGTTCTGCATGAGTTAgaagaggaggagagagagggtgcaCTTAGATATCACAGTGAAAAATTGGCAGTAGCATATGGGCTCATGATGAGCGTTGGGAGCACCACTCCTATCAGAGTAATAAAAAACCTGAGGATATGCGGGGattgccatctcgccatcaagtTTATGTCAGCTGTGGAGAATCGGGAGATTGTTGTCAGGGATAAGCACCGTTTTCACCATTTTAAAGATGGCAAGTGTTCTTGTCTGGAATATTGGTAA